Part of the Athalia rosae chromosome 2, iyAthRosa1.1, whole genome shotgun sequence genome, TCCTGACATATCTTCTAAAGGTGTAAGAACAGCGTGGTTACCCtgaaacaatatttttcacgctAATTTAATGAGTTACTAAAATTTCTGGTCTGGTagtgaatatttcatcgccCCATCTTTTCTTGGAAGAATTTAATGATGTAATAAATACGAGTATAaacgtttttctttccttttccaaACCAATGGTACATTTCTTATTGAGTAATAAGTTCCAAAGAATTACAATAACATTCACGTCCAcataggattttttttcaagtttgacTTGATGGTTATTTCCTTCAGTTCAACTTGCAGCCAATGCCAAACCCATTCAGTAGTCAGATTCATAATAGtacatgtgaaaaaattatatggaaatttattttattgattcgGACAACTTTGCTTACTACACCCactctgaaaatatatttgtaaatattttcataaccAGGTAATTACAAACATTAGGTGGAACATTTGCTTTTCCGTAACAGTTTTGTGTTATAATTGTGCGTGAATAAATGAGGTATGCGAGCAAAAGAAGCCTGCGCTTATACAGACAATTTATGAAtagaacaaattttttaagcTTATCAAGCGAATAACGCCCAAATGTAGAAACAACCGATAATAGCCCAAAATATGATGTGAGAATCATTGTTTTGAGTGAGTTTTGTGTATACCTGGGAGCGTTTGACAGAGGAGTGGTTTCCACTTACCAATGGCATTTTAAACTTCGTCGTgcttgaaggaaaaaaataccccAAAAAGCCTTTGATCTTAACGCAGACCGATTTAGCCTCGATAAATTATCAGATTTTGTTCCTACACTATCAAAGATAACGGAGTTTAGTCCAGCGTTTCCAATTCCAGGTTCATCCAAAAGCTGGTCGCCATGCGCGATGCGTGCGCCACTATCTTAACACTGACTTGCAACAAACTGCTCAGCAGATATTCTTCAACTTCAGTCACGGACAAAACTACCAACGTTTGTCAACTACTCGAATTTGTGATCCTCTGAATTAGTAAACAACATCATCAAAACCAACGGATTCAAACTTGTAAGACCTCGTTGAAACTCTTTAGATACCACTAGATACGACATAGTTCCTTGATTTACATTCTAACATTCGCGTGCAGAGAAAAACGTTCTCAAAAACGTTCGACGAATTTCATCAAGTCTCCTCATTTTCTTTGATAACCTTTCACATAATATGTGTATGTCATCATGAGATGCCTTTCATAAGTTTGCTATGTTGGTTTATCCCTTACATTATACTcgaaaatattcattatttatccTATCGTCGATGTCATAACTTCATGTGTTTCAGGTATTAACCTTGGTATGGACAGCCAAGTGTGTGCAGATGGTAAACTGTTAGAATTGATCGACGACGTCTGGCGTAAAGAACAGCTGCCAATTGATGACATTACAGTTCCACTAGCCGAATTGCCAGACCCAGAAAGTGACAATGGCGACTCACATATGACTCTAAAAGAATTGGAACAAAAATGGAACAATCTAGCTCTGAGTACACTCAGTGAAAACCATTTGCACTCTCCTACTACAGCACATAATTAAAGTACTTGTGAATACGATTGAATTTATTGAAACTCTGAAATCAATTCTAAATGAAAATACCGAATAACACACTGATATCTGCTGTACGAGTTTTTCCAATGACAATACAATATGGAGTTTCCAACTTTGGGAAGTCAATGCTCGGTCACGACTTGCATGCAACTAGATTTTTTACCTATCACCTGCTCACATTGCCAGCTAAAATTCTGTGAAAACCATTCTCATGTCATCTCGCATGCTTGTGCAAAATTCCTGGAGAATATCGGTTCAGAAGGGAAACCGGTTATCTACTTCAGCTGTTCTGACAAATCCTGCAAAAGCACTTCACCTGTGGAAATACCATGTCTCAAATGTAAGCTACACTTTTGTATATCGCATCGTCATCATGGGTGTATGGAtctagaaaaagaagaaaagatgaaagaaatgaaaaaatggaataaaccTAGGCAAGACTTCAATGAGGCTAAAGCAGTGGTTGATAAACTAATTAataactctttgaaaaaagcaaagaattcTGCAGTTGTCAATAAGGTAACGCTTTACCTGCCTAATTCTTAATCTGATCACTTTTCGTCAATCTTGTCCGTACGATGTTATTGTTCACATGTTTAGGTGCAGCTAATGCGACTCAAAGGGCGAGCTGTCGGTTTTAATGGGATACCAACTGATGATAGACGTTATTTTCTAGTGCACCCCCCGATTACAAGTTCATTGAAGGTGCCTGGGGGGCCAAAGGCTGCTTACACCTGTGTTCGCTGGACAATAGGTTTGACCATTGACAAGTTTGCGGATATACTTGGTATACCAAACACAAACAATACGTCCCAGAGCAAGAAATTAAAACTTTTCCACCAAACCACAGGCTCTATTTTATGCGAGCAGATGGATGTGTCAATATCGGAACTCTTAGCCACTTCTGCATTAATCGACGGGGAAAGTTTGATATTAGAATACTCCGATAGCTTATCGGTAGACCAGACTTTGTACCAATAATTGACattgagttttgttttttaatataaaCTAGCACTGTACCATAGATGACATTGCGTTGTTACTTTGGCCTCATAGATTCATCATGCGCAGGTGTATCTATTATTGGTCGTTCGgttttatatttgtataatagtacacgtcattatatttcacacgcatgttgagtctttttttgtcgatctacGAATTTCTCCTTCCGaggtatctcaatttttctgctctgaaAAGCGAGAAATCTGTaataactcaatcaattttatagatggatcaatttaacttgtgaattcggattcctgcgctcaaattacgtaagaatagcatgtgaaactcaattttaaaaaaagttgatttttgaccccaaaatcgaaaaaaatccaaggggtacccctttgaattttttcaatttttaggccaaaaatgaagtatttttaaaatcgattgcaggacacttttccaacgtatcttgacctcaggaacacgaatccgtcggtcGAATtcagctacgaatttttcctattgagatatcctcgatttttcccttttcggATCAATAAATTGGTTCATATAATAGCAAGATGAGATCTAATAAGCATAATTCTAAAATTAATGATATGATGGAGGTAAAGTCCAATGCattgcaacgtacgtacgtaaacactatttttttcagaaaggTGTCAACGTTCATCTTAATTACGAGgcatatgaattttttccacgccTCATTCCATCCattcctcttatttttttatttgaagatTATCTAGATATTctattcgaataaataaaataaggtaaTATCCTATCTAATGTTACAGTATCGTAGATTCGCCTCCcttcaattcaattcaataatatacatttatcCTCACTATCTCACAGTTTGCGACATATGAAGGGGTGTGAGCATCAGCTCAAAAGCTGCATCCTTCAAGTTGGCACCTCGAAGATTTGCTTCGTGAAGATCTGATCCAGAGAGGTCACAACACTGTGAATCGATAAGAATAGAATTTTCGAATAGtgtattacaaaattttttccacagagATTAAAAAACTGACTAAATCATGATTACTCACTTCCAGATCGGCGCCAGCAAGTACAGCAGTTCGTAGATCACAATTTTTTAGCTTTGCATTTTTCAGGGTAGCGACTCTAAGATTTACCCCAGCCATGTTGCTCCCTTCTAGGTTAGCGCCCTTCAAATTTACCCCTTCCATATTTG contains:
- the LOC105688494 gene encoding anaphase-promoting complex subunit 13, with translation MDSQVCADGKLLELIDDVWRKEQLPIDDITVPLAELPDPESDNGDSHMTLKELEQKWNNLALSTLSENHLHSPTTAHN
- the LOC105688492 gene encoding AN1-type zinc finger protein 1-like translates to MEFPTLGSQCSVTTCMQLDFLPITCSHCQLKFCENHSHVISHACAKFLENIGSEGKPVIYFSCSDKSCKSTSPVEIPCLKCKLHFCISHRHHGCMDLEKEEKMKEMKKWNKPRQDFNEAKAVVDKLINNSLKKAKNSAVVNKVQLMRLKGRAVGFNGIPTDDRRYFLVHPPITSSLKVPGGPKAAYTCVRWTIGLTIDKFADILGIPNTNNTSQSKKLKLFHQTTGSILCEQMDVSISELLATSALIDGESLILEYSDSLSVDQTLYQ